One region of Moraxella sp. ZY210820 genomic DNA includes:
- a CDS encoding 23S rRNA (adenine(2030)-N(6))-methyltransferase RlmJ, translating into MNYQHHYHAGNFADVMKHILLLQLLQRLNAKDKPYRYIDTHGGAGMYDLSQAPAQKTGEFLTGIHRLMQLSNAEKQQAPQAIQHYLQLVDNLRVNLGKGFYAGSPWFALQQIREQDKISVFELKEEIFQQLRHNIRDSQRRVALHQRDAYEGLLAVIPPKEKRGLVMIDPPYEWERKDFPQLVELLQNAYKKWTTGIFALWYPIKDRARIERFEKKMIKTGIRRQLVCEICVWPDDTEIGLNGCGLLIINPPWQFAEEAEQALQWLLPHLRMQEGKGSATVKWLVGE; encoded by the coding sequence ATGAATTACCAACATCATTATCACGCGGGAAATTTTGCCGATGTGATGAAACATATTTTGTTATTACAACTTTTACAACGCTTAAATGCCAAAGATAAACCTTACCGTTATATCGATACACATGGTGGGGCGGGTATGTATGATTTATCGCAAGCACCTGCACAAAAAACAGGCGAATTTTTAACAGGCATTCATCGTTTAATGCAATTATCCAATGCCGAAAAACAACAAGCACCGCAAGCGATTCAACATTATTTACAACTAGTCGATAATTTGCGTGTCAATTTGGGCAAAGGGTTTTATGCAGGCTCGCCATGGTTTGCCTTACAACAAATTCGTGAACAAGATAAAATCAGTGTATTTGAGTTAAAAGAAGAGATTTTCCAGCAATTACGCCATAATATTCGTGATAGCCAACGCCGTGTGGCACTTCATCAACGTGATGCATACGAAGGTTTATTAGCCGTTATTCCACCTAAAGAAAAACGTGGTTTAGTGATGATTGACCCACCGTATGAATGGGAACGTAAGGATTTTCCGCAGTTGGTTGAATTGTTGCAAAATGCTTATAAAAAATGGACAACAGGCATATTTGCCTTGTGGTATCCGATTAAAGACCGTGCCAGAATCGAGCGTTTTGAAAAGAAAATGATTAAAACAGGTATTCGCCGTCAGCTCGTTTGTGAAATTTGTGTATGGCCTGATGATACTGAAATTGGTTTGAATGGTTGCGGTTTGTTGATTATCAATCCACCTTGGCAATTTGCTGAAGAGGCTGAACAAGCCTTGCAATGGTTACTACCACATTTGCGTATGCAAGAAGGCAAAGGTAGTGCAACAGTGAAATGGTTAGTAGGTGAATAA
- the pssA gene encoding CDP-diacylglycerol--serine O-phosphatidyltransferase, translating to MSQTPRPEQKPSSEHHVFDGITFEVEELECTEGQAVKRKGIYLVPNAITTAALLSGFYAITASMSGHYNQAIIAIFIAALLDGLDGRIARAMNAQSSFGEQFDSLSDMLAFGVAPAILMYSWSLHGLGRIGLACCFVYTACAAFRLARFNVQIGVVDKRYFIGIASPLAGIVVISTVWAGLSKHSILVPQALETQIGLAVLMVSIGLLMVSNMKYYSFKTMDKKRVPFIALIPIVLILAAMTYNIPVGLLILASAYIVSGFFTTMMAKNK from the coding sequence ATGAGTCAGACACCACGTCCCGAACAAAAACCTTCATCAGAACATCATGTATTTGATGGAATTACGTTTGAAGTTGAAGAACTTGAATGTACTGAAGGACAAGCGGTTAAACGCAAAGGTATTTATTTAGTACCGAATGCGATTACCACTGCGGCATTATTATCAGGGTTTTACGCCATTACTGCGAGTATGAGTGGGCATTATAATCAAGCGATTATTGCTATTTTTATTGCAGCTTTACTTGATGGATTAGATGGACGTATTGCTCGTGCTATGAATGCACAAAGCTCATTTGGTGAACAATTTGATTCGCTATCTGATATGCTAGCATTCGGTGTTGCACCTGCTATTTTAATGTATAGCTGGAGTTTACATGGTTTAGGACGTATAGGCTTAGCATGTTGTTTTGTTTATACAGCTTGTGCTGCATTCCGTTTAGCACGTTTTAATGTACAAATTGGTGTTGTTGATAAGCGTTATTTTATTGGTATTGCTAGTCCTTTAGCGGGTATCGTAGTAATTTCAACTGTTTGGGCAGGACTTTCTAAACATAGTATTTTAGTACCACAAGCTTTAGAAACACAAATTGGTTTAGCCGTGTTGATGGTAAGTATAGGCTTACTGATGGTATCGAATATGAAATATTATTCGTTTAAAACCATGGATAAAAAACGTGTGCCATTTATCGCGTTAATTCCTATTGTACTCATTTTAGCTGCCATGACGTATAACATTCCTGTCGGTTTATTGATTTTAGCATCTGCTTATATTGTTTCAGGATTTTTTACTACAATGATGGCAAAAAATAAATAA
- a CDS encoding S6 family peptidase, whose amino-acid sequence MKRMTAINQPFFKYNLLFSLMFLGINSVQAGVVRGDVDYQQFRDFAENKGQFHLNASNVEIFDKNGQSVGTMLQDISMIDLAVASRINGIATLVKPQYIVSVQHNRGYESVQFGEHSNVNPDSHHFNYQITNRHVKTPGAEIKSWHRDDYHTPRLHKLVTEVAPIPIANETNISAFLDKNKYTNFVRAGSGIQRVIDEKGGEQRNIEDAYHFMTGGSMLDLKEVFTNPSIPGTSSNTLLRFDGMSNLFEHPLGIMQRSGDSGSGVFAWDVEAKRWVYIASVQSSTDSNSFSTSHLGYVDENEKASIAGTVIGNEQTLMWLPSNNTSTISVNGQTLLNVDLMDVNLAEREGINNGHWSRPRQDHGKTFTIAGENNTLQLTDSINQGSGAIYFSGNTTVEGLKKDTTWLGAGVSIDKDKTVTWKVSNPDKDRLSKIGEGTLHIQGVGKNLGSISVGDGTVILDQRADENNQKQAFSEVGIVSGRATVVLNSTDQVDPNNIYFGFRGGRLDTNGHDLKFTRIQNADDGARIVNHNLNKATTVTIGKELLQPLLTEKDIIWVNGRSRSGHIHINAYPDGHTDYYVLTSGTINSFLPERGKSNNRWLLLASNDRNAAARAFLERENAKRTPTAGIDTFSGILGETDTTKNNGQLNFVYDPLPKDDVYMLNGGANLNGNIIAKNGNLMLSGRPTPYAYDHLNRTEVIKDDDWLNRTFNMTTLAVQDNATAYIGRNVSVVNANLSVSQNATLTAGFINGQTPVCIRSDYSGTTTCTTPTYNGDILNSIPVTAINGNVSLVDNATLTLGKAHLAGKLSATAETIVNLSADSVWDMTANSDVGHLNLTAGSVVNLNNATNANTGNYHTLNILGNLTGEGLFNYQTNLTQFKGDKVNVQGNASGTHRLNVNNTGKEPTKTKEHLTLLTVKGTDTSTVKLANKDEQVDLGAYRYSLRHEGENYYLWSPVLEKEIDDEAERLEKERQAELARQEAERLEKERQAELARQEAERLEKERQAELARQEAERLEKERQAELARQEAERLEKERQAELARQEAERLEKERQAELARQEAERLEKERQAELARQEAERLEKERQAELARQEAERLEKERQAELVRQEAERLERERQAELARQEAERLERERQAELARQEAERLEKERQAELARQEAERLERERQAELARQEAERLEKERQAELVRQEAERLERERQAELARQEAERLERERQAELARQEAERLEKERQAELARQEAERLERERQAELARQEAERLEKERQAELVRQEAERLERERQAELARQEAERLERERQAELARQEAERLERERQAELVRQEAERLERERQAELARQEAERLEKERQAELARQEAERLEKERQAELARQEAERLEKERQAELARQEAERLEKERQAELARQEAERLEKERQAELARQEAERLEKERQAELARQEAERLEKERQAELARQEAERLEKERQAELARQEAERLEKERQAELARQEAERLEKERQAELARQEAERLEKERQAELARQEAERLEKERQAELARQEAERLEKERQAELARQEAERLEKERQAEEARRKALAQKQQSELISRYANTALSDLSSQVNSVIHVGDGLNHHLLDNIHSGGVWLNVNRYNETEHGSAYYRDYKKQETLTQIGADTVLDTADGQLLVGVAYSHSEGTNRFADNASSESKLDMLSVYSKLNYADNSFVSVDVGYGRTDSELRSEGEDTKLARNIATAGVNVGTTVSTKLVNIKPSVGVRYHYLEGRNYNLNGANIALPDANILSYRAGVSLEKSFSLGNGIELTPSISSHYVDTMNEKSEVKVNGHSLRQAYGRYGHHEVGVKVGGKQWSTEIHAGRSEGSEVNTQNSGGMKFSYKW is encoded by the coding sequence ATGAAACGAATGACAGCAATTAATCAACCATTTTTTAAATATAATTTATTGTTTAGCTTAATGTTTTTAGGAATTAACTCAGTACAGGCAGGTGTGGTACGTGGTGATGTCGATTACCAACAATTCCGTGATTTTGCTGAAAATAAAGGTCAATTCCATTTAAATGCCAGTAATGTTGAAATCTTTGATAAAAATGGTCAATCTGTTGGAACGATGTTACAAGATATTTCTATGATTGATTTGGCAGTAGCTTCTCGTATTAATGGTATAGCAACTCTGGTTAAACCACAATATATTGTGAGTGTACAGCATAATCGTGGTTATGAATCGGTACAATTTGGTGAACATAGTAATGTGAATCCAGATAGTCATCATTTTAATTATCAAATTACTAACCGTCATGTTAAAACCCCTGGTGCAGAAATTAAGAGTTGGCATCGTGATGATTACCATACACCACGTTTACATAAGTTAGTTACCGAAGTTGCTCCAATTCCTATTGCTAATGAGACTAACATATCTGCTTTTTTAGATAAGAATAAATATACCAATTTTGTACGTGCTGGTTCAGGTATTCAGCGAGTTATTGATGAAAAAGGTGGTGAACAACGTAATATTGAAGATGCATATCACTTTATGACGGGTGGTTCGATGCTGGATTTAAAGGAAGTATTTACAAATCCTTCAATACCGGGAACTAGCTCAAATACTCTTCTTCGTTTTGATGGAATGAGTAATTTATTTGAACATCCGCTTGGTATCATGCAACGTAGTGGTGATAGTGGTTCTGGTGTGTTTGCATGGGATGTGGAAGCAAAGCGTTGGGTCTATATTGCCTCTGTACAATCTAGTACGGATAGTAATTCATTTTCTACTTCACATCTGGGTTATGTTGATGAAAATGAAAAAGCATCAATTGCAGGTACTGTGATTGGTAATGAGCAAACATTAATGTGGTTACCATCAAATAATACCAGTACCATTAGTGTGAATGGACAAACCTTATTAAATGTAGATTTGATGGATGTAAATTTAGCTGAGCGAGAAGGTATAAATAATGGACATTGGTCTCGTCCACGTCAAGATCATGGTAAAACCTTTACTATTGCAGGGGAGAATAATACCTTACAACTCACTGATAGTATTAATCAGGGTTCTGGTGCAATTTATTTTTCAGGGAATACTACAGTCGAAGGTTTAAAAAAGGATACAACTTGGCTAGGTGCTGGTGTATCAATTGATAAGGATAAAACAGTTACTTGGAAAGTCAGTAATCCCGATAAAGACCGTTTATCAAAAATAGGGGAAGGGACATTACATATACAAGGCGTGGGTAAAAACTTAGGCTCAATTAGTGTAGGAGATGGTACGGTTATTTTAGACCAACGTGCTGATGAAAATAATCAAAAACAAGCATTTAGTGAAGTTGGTATTGTAAGTGGTCGTGCTACAGTTGTCTTAAATAGTACAGATCAAGTTGATCCCAATAATATCTATTTTGGTTTTCGTGGTGGTCGTTTAGATACAAATGGTCATGATTTGAAATTTACACGTATTCAAAATGCTGATGATGGTGCAAGAATTGTCAATCATAATTTGAATAAGGCAACCACGGTTACTATTGGTAAAGAACTATTACAACCACTTTTAACAGAAAAAGACATTATTTGGGTAAATGGTCGAAGTCGATCAGGGCATATTCATATCAATGCTTATCCTGATGGACATACAGATTATTATGTATTAACGAGTGGTACAATTAATAGTTTCTTACCAGAAAGAGGGAAAAGTAATAATCGATGGTTATTATTAGCAAGTAATGATCGTAATGCAGCAGCACGTGCATTTTTAGAGCGTGAGAATGCAAAACGTACTCCTACTGCAGGAATAGACACATTTTCAGGTATTTTAGGTGAAACTGATACAACAAAAAATAATGGTCAATTAAATTTTGTTTATGATCCTCTGCCTAAAGATGATGTTTATATGCTGAATGGTGGAGCAAATTTAAATGGTAATATCATTGCTAAAAATGGTAATTTGATGCTATCGGGCAGACCAACTCCGTATGCGTATGACCATTTAAATCGTACTGAGGTGATTAAGGATGATGATTGGTTAAATCGTACATTTAATATGACGACATTAGCAGTACAGGATAATGCAACCGCATATATTGGACGTAATGTAAGTGTGGTCAATGCAAATTTATCAGTAAGTCAAAATGCTACGCTTACAGCGGGTTTTATCAATGGACAAACACCTGTATGTATTCGATCAGATTATAGTGGTACAACGACTTGTACTACACCGACTTATAATGGCGATATATTAAATAGTATTCCTGTTACAGCGATTAATGGTAATGTTAGTTTAGTTGATAATGCGACATTGACTTTAGGTAAAGCACATTTGGCAGGTAAGCTAAGTGCAACTGCTGAAACTATCGTTAATTTATCAGCAGATAGTGTATGGGACATGACTGCGAATAGTGATGTAGGTCATTTAAACTTAACAGCTGGTTCGGTGGTTAATTTAAATAATGCAACGAATGCAAATACAGGTAACTATCATACCTTAAATATTTTAGGTAATTTAACAGGTGAAGGTTTATTTAATTATCAAACTAATTTAACGCAATTTAAAGGTGATAAAGTAAATGTTCAAGGAAATGCAAGTGGTACACATCGTTTAAATGTTAATAATACAGGTAAAGAACCAACGAAGACAAAAGAACATTTAACTTTATTAACGGTTAAAGGTACAGATACATCAACGGTTAAATTAGCAAACAAAGATGAACAAGTTGATTTAGGTGCATATCGTTATAGTTTACGTCATGAAGGCGAGAACTATTATTTGTGGAGTCCTGTGCTTGAAAAAGAAATAGATGATGAAGCAGAGCGTTTAGAAAAAGAACGTCAGGCTGAGTTAGCACGTCAAGAGGCAGAGCGTTTAGAAAAAGAACGTCAAGCAGAATTGGCTCGTCAAGAAGCAGAACGGTTAGAAAAAGAACGTCAAGCAGAATTGGCTCGTCAAGAAGCAGAACGGTTAGAGAAAGAACGTCAAGCAGAATTGGCTCGTCAAGAAGCAGAACGGTTAGAGAAAGAACGTCAAGCGGAATTAGCACGCCAAGAAGCAGAACGGTTAGAGAAAGAACGTCAAGCTGAGTTAGCACGTCAAGAGGCAGAGCGTTTAGAAAAAGAACGCCAAGCAGAATTAGCTCGTCAAGAAGCAGAGCGTTTAGAAAAAGAACGTCAGGCTGAGTTAGCACGTCAAGAAGCGGAACGTTTAGAAAAAGAACGTCAGGCTGAATTAGTTCGTCAAGAAGCGGAACGTTTAGAACGAGAACGTCAGGCTGAATTAGCACGCCAAGAAGCAGAGCGTTTGGAAAGAGAGCGTCAAGCCGAGTTAGCACGCCAAGAAGCAGAACGTTTGGAAAAAGAACGTCAGGCTGAGTTAGCACGTCAAGAAGCGGAACGTTTGGAAAGAGAGCGTCAGGCTGAGTTAGCACGTCAAGAAGCGGAACGTTTAGAAAAAGAACGTCAGGCTGAATTAGTTCGTCAAGAAGCGGAACGTTTAGAACGAGAACGTCAGGCTGAATTAGCACGCCAAGAAGCAGAGCGTTTGGAAAGAGAGCGTCAAGCCGAGTTAGCACGCCAAGAAGCAGAACGTTTGGAAAAAGAACGTCAGGCTGAGTTAGCACGTCAAGAAGCGGAACGTTTGGAAAGAGAGCGTCAGGCTGAGTTAGCACGTCAAGAAGCGGAACGTTTAGAAAAAGAACGTCAGGCTGAATTAGTTCGTCAAGAAGCGGAACGTTTAGAACGAGAACGTCAGGCTGAATTAGCACGCCAAGAAGCAGAGCGTTTGGAAAGAGAGCGTCAAGCCGAGTTAGCACGCCAAGAAGCAGAACGTTTGGAAAGAGAGCGTCAGGCTGAATTAGTTCGTCAAGAAGCGGAACGTTTAGAACGAGAACGTCAGGCTGAATTAGCACGCCAAGAAGCAGAACGGTTAGAGAAAGAACGTCAAGCGGAATTAGCACGCCAAGAAGCAGAACGGTTAGAGAAAGAACGTCAAGCAGAATTGGCTCGTCAAGAAGCGGAACGCTTAGAGAAAGAACGTCAAGCGGAATTAGCACGTCAAGAAGCAGAACGTTTGGAAAAAGAACGTCAAGCTGAGTTAGCACGTCAAGAGGCAGAGCGTTTAGAAAAAGAACGTCAAGCGGAATTAGCACGCCAAGAAGCAGAACGGTTAGAGAAAGAACGTCAAGCGGAATTAGCACGCCAAGAAGCAGAACGGTTAGAGAAAGAACGTCAAGCTGAGTTAGCACGTCAAGAGGCAGAGCGTTTAGAAAAAGAACGTCAAGCGGAATTAGCACGTCAAGAAGCAGAACGTTTGGAAAAAGAACGTCAAGCAGAATTGGCTCGCCAAGAAGCGGAACGTTTGGAAAAAGAACGTCAGGCTGAGTTAGCACGCCAAGAAGCAGAGCGTTTAGAGAAAGAACGTCAAGCAGAATTGGCTCGTCAAGAAGCGGAACGCTTAGAGAAAGAACGTCAAGCGGAATTAGCACGCCAAGAAGCAGAACGGTTAGAGAAAGAACGTCAAGCTGAGTTAGCACGTCAAGAGGCAGAGCGTTTAGAAAAAGAACGCCAAGCAGAAGAAGCACGCCGTAAAGCACTAGCACAAAAACAACAATCAGAATTAATAAGTCGTTATGCCAATACAGCATTATCAGATTTATCATCACAAGTGAATAGTGTTATTCATGTTGGGGATGGTTTAAATCATCATTTACTGGATAATATTCATTCAGGTGGCGTATGGTTAAATGTAAATCGCTATAATGAAACTGAACATGGTTCAGCGTATTATCGTGATTATAAAAAACAAGAAACCCTAACTCAAATTGGTGCTGATACGGTGCTTGATACAGCAGATGGTCAATTGCTGGTTGGTGTTGCGTATAGTCATAGTGAAGGGACAAATCGTTTTGCTGATAATGCAAGCAGTGAAAGCAAATTAGATATGCTTTCGGTTTATAGTAAACTTAACTATGCTGATAATAGTTTTGTCAGTGTTGATGTAGGTTATGGACGTACAGATAGTGAACTTCGTTCAGAAGGAGAAGATACCAAACTTGCACGCAATATAGCGACAGCAGGAGTGAATGTAGGGACAACCGTATCGACAAAGTTGGTCAATATTAAACCAAGTGTAGGTGTACGTTACCACTATTTAGAAGGACGCAACTATAACTTAAATGGTGCAAATATAGCATTGCCAGATGCAAATATTTTAAGCTATCGAGCTGGTGTATCATTAGAGAAAAGTTTTAGTTTAGGCAATGGTATTGAACTTACACCATCAATTTCTAGTCATTATGTTGATACGATGAATGAAAAGAGTGAGGTTAAAGTAAACGGTCATAGTTTAAGACAAGCGTATGGACGTTATGGACATCATGAAGTTGGTGTTAAGGTGGGTGGTAAGCAATGGTCTACAGAAATTCATGCGGGTCGTTCGGAAGGAAGTGAAGTTAATACACAGAATTCAGGCGGTATGAAATTTAGCTATAAATGGTAA
- a CDS encoding adhesin — translation MKKLLQTIVPAALLSVGLMATATANAQTAQEAHASTVTTKQVTYVCSGKKPVKVTYGFNKQGLPTYAQAVLNGKARFMPINLAHSDFVGTHFGNENSYTLGTDAITVKNYKKSTILVTTPDNEIIYKNCKSRG, via the coding sequence ATGAAAAAACTTTTACAAACAATTGTACCTGCAGCGTTATTAAGTGTAGGTTTGATGGCAACTGCAACAGCAAATGCTCAAACAGCACAAGAAGCTCATGCTTCAACAGTTACAACTAAACAAGTAACATATGTTTGTTCAGGTAAAAAACCAGTTAAAGTAACTTATGGTTTTAACAAACAAGGCTTGCCGACTTATGCACAAGCAGTTTTAAATGGTAAGGCACGTTTTATGCCTATTAATTTAGCTCATTCTGATTTTGTCGGTACGCATTTTGGTAATGAAAATAGCTATACTTTAGGTACAGATGCTATTACTGTGAAGAACTACAAAAAATCAACTATTTTAGTAACAACGCCAGACAATGAGATTATTTATAAAAATTGTAAATCTCGTGGCTAA
- the gshB gene encoding glutathione synthase, with protein sequence MRVLVIMDDIAKVNLKKDSTMAMLWAAQRRGHELGYALQQDLFLNQGKAFGQISNLQVFENNQDYYQLGEKRIESLADYDVILMRKDPPFDMNFIYTTYILEQAEREGAWVVNKPQSLRDCNEKLFATQFPHLQVPTLVTSQANLIREFIAEYKDVIVKPLDGMGGMGIFRLYHDGVNIGSTLEVLTQNGTQPIMAQRYIPEIVDGDKRILMINGEPAPYCLARIPQQGDIRGNLAAGGRGEARPLTEKDKAIAQEVGPFLKEKGLIFVGLDVIGEYVTEINVTSPTCIREIDAQFGTSLADDLFDVLEQGINQRS encoded by the coding sequence ATGCGTGTTTTAGTAATAATGGACGATATTGCAAAAGTGAATTTGAAAAAAGATTCAACGATGGCAATGTTGTGGGCAGCACAACGCCGTGGACATGAATTAGGCTATGCTTTGCAACAAGATTTGTTTTTAAATCAGGGTAAGGCATTTGGGCAAATTTCGAATTTACAAGTTTTTGAAAATAATCAAGATTATTATCAGTTAGGCGAAAAGCGTATCGAATCTTTAGCGGATTATGATGTCATTTTAATGCGTAAAGACCCGCCATTTGATATGAATTTTATTTATACCACCTATATTTTGGAACAGGCGGAGCGTGAAGGGGCATGGGTTGTCAATAAGCCACAATCATTGCGTGATTGTAATGAAAAATTATTTGCGACTCAGTTTCCACATTTGCAAGTACCAACTTTAGTAACATCACAAGCCAATTTGATTCGTGAATTTATCGCTGAGTATAAAGATGTGATTGTCAAACCGCTTGATGGTATGGGAGGAATGGGCATTTTCCGTCTTTATCATGATGGGGTGAATATTGGTTCGACCTTAGAGGTTTTAACACAAAATGGTACGCAACCAATTATGGCACAACGTTATATTCCTGAAATTGTTGATGGTGATAAGCGTATTCTGATGATTAATGGCGAACCAGCACCATATTGTTTAGCTCGTATTCCACAGCAAGGCGATATTCGTGGTAATTTGGCGGCAGGTGGTCGTGGTGAAGCTCGTCCATTAACGGAAAAAGATAAAGCGATTGCTCAAGAAGTCGGACCTTTCTTAAAAGAGAAAGGCTTGATTTTTGTTGGTTTAGATGTGATTGGTGAATATGTTACCGAAATCAATGTAACTAGCCCAACTTGTATCCGTGAAATTGATGCTCAATTTGGTACATCATTGGCTGATGATTTATTTGATGTGTTGGAACAAGGAATTAATCAGCGTTCTTAA
- the yhbY gene encoding ribosome assembly RNA-binding protein YhbY, whose product MSRQLSTVEIKKLRAIGHHLNPVVMLGSNGLTDAVLEETERALNDHELIKIKVAGEDRELRQHMIEQLAEETQAHVVQKIGKMALLYRKAVEQNQNLSNIVRFAHLSH is encoded by the coding sequence ATGAGTCGTCAATTATCAACTGTTGAAATTAAAAAACTACGTGCGATTGGTCATCATCTAAATCCTGTGGTGATGTTAGGTAGCAATGGCTTAACCGATGCGGTTTTAGAAGAAACAGAACGTGCCTTAAATGACCACGAATTAATTAAAATTAAAGTAGCAGGCGAAGATCGTGAATTACGCCAGCATATGATTGAACAATTAGCAGAAGAAACGCAAGCTCATGTTGTGCAAAAAATTGGTAAAATGGCACTATTGTATCGTAAAGCGGTAGAGCAGAATCAAAACTTATCAAATATTGTGCGTTTTGCACATTTAAGTCATTAA
- a CDS encoding DUF2147 domain-containing protein, whose protein sequence is MKKLFLLGALLGLSTATFANLDNTRWQTIDDKTGKPKAIIIFSKQPNGTYTGKIQSMYDAAQGKSCTTCTGPYKNKQLINVPVVQNLKEVSAGVYEGGTIIDPKTGSSYRLKGTLQGNKLSLRAYVGISLAGRNQTWNRVK, encoded by the coding sequence ATGAAAAAATTATTCCTTTTAGGTGCTTTGCTTGGTTTAAGTACAGCAACCTTTGCTAATCTTGATAATACTCGTTGGCAAACGATTGATGACAAAACAGGTAAACCAAAAGCCATTATCATCTTTTCTAAACAACCTAATGGCACTTATACTGGCAAAATTCAAAGTATGTATGATGCTGCACAAGGTAAAAGCTGTACAACATGTACAGGTCCATACAAGAACAAACAATTAATTAATGTTCCTGTTGTCCAAAACTTAAAAGAAGTTTCAGCTGGTGTTTATGAAGGTGGAACCATTATTGACCCTAAAACTGGTAGTTCTTATCGCTTAAAAGGTACACTACAAGGTAATAAATTGTCATTACGTGCTTATGTAGGAATTTCTTTAGCAGGTCGTAACCAAACATGGAATCGTGTAAAATAA
- a CDS encoding uracil-DNA glycosylase family protein, with the protein MNIETHPLTPFLPQNARFLLLGSFPPPKQRWKMDFYYPNYNNDMWRIMGLIFYGDKDYFIDIQNKKFKQYEIQQFLQQQGIAISDTVYQAIRLKDNASDQFLQVVQEQDIAQLLAQLPNCQHILTTGEKATKTLLYHYGQHGENKDVILPKIGQFVDVLINHKTIKLHRLPSSSRAYPLALEQKASYYQAVLKL; encoded by the coding sequence ATGAATATTGAAACTCACCCATTAACCCCATTTTTACCGCAGAATGCTCGCTTTTTATTATTAGGTAGTTTTCCACCGCCGAAACAGCGTTGGAAGATGGATTTTTATTATCCGAATTATAATAATGATATGTGGCGAATTATGGGTTTGATCTTTTATGGGGATAAAGATTATTTTATTGATATTCAAAACAAAAAATTTAAACAGTATGAAATTCAACAATTTTTACAGCAACAAGGTATTGCCATTAGTGATACAGTCTATCAGGCTATTCGTTTAAAAGATAATGCATCTGATCAATTTTTACAAGTGGTGCAAGAACAAGATATTGCTCAACTTTTAGCACAGCTTCCGAATTGTCAGCATATTTTAACGACTGGCGAAAAGGCAACTAAAACTTTACTGTATCATTATGGTCAGCATGGGGAAAATAAAGATGTGATATTACCAAAAATTGGACAATTCGTTGATGTATTGATTAATCATAAAACAATAAAATTACATCGTTTACCATCATCATCACGGGCGTATCCTTTGGCATTAGAGCAAAAAGCAAGTTATTATCAAGCGGTGTTAAAATTATAA